Proteins encoded within one genomic window of Oscarella lobularis chromosome 6, ooOscLobu1.1, whole genome shotgun sequence:
- the LOC136188397 gene encoding riboflavin-binding protein-like, protein MRDVTGFRGKKLIDVYLTIDYPLYLDQENFLDTGCCTRPGPLHCFTSAYDARLLAALCVSLVVVALAAKYNPTKCLEGENHKEAPSPEGDDYKACLAYRDRTCCTAKFTEHLAQATASITSTGIDAVRSRNRAKCSPNVNNWANPDYPSAMKFVPVCGSFCDQWYSACRKDLSCATDWISDWNYSEVSGNQCRDDAQCLSFETRYADGKALCEKMWDSHFAMSTIQYRMMSV, encoded by the exons ATGCGCGATGTAACTGGTTTTCgaggaaagaaattgattgaCGTCTATTTGACCATTGATTATCCTCTCTATTTGGACCAGGAAAATTTTTTGGATACAGGATGCTGTACCCGT CCGGGGCCTTTGCATTGTTTCACTTCCGCATACGATGCGAGATTGCTTGCTGCCCTTTGCGTcagcctcgtcgtcgtcgctctcgcgGCCAAATACAATCCGACGAAATGCCTCGAGGGAGAAAATCACAAGGAGGCTCCCAGTCCCGAGGGAGACGACTACAAGGCCTGTTTGGCCTACAGGGATCGAACGTGCTGCACGGCGAAGTTCACCGAACATCTGGCTCAAGCGACGGCATCGATAACTTCCACTGGAATCGATGCGGTGCGCTCTCGAAATCGTGCGAA GTGCTCACCGAACGTCAATAATTGGGCTAATCCTGACTATCCGTCCGCTATGAAGTTCGTTCCTGTCTGTGGCTCGTTCTGTGATCAGTGGTATAGCGCTTGTCGTAAAGACCTATCCTGTGCCACGGATTGGATCTCAGATTGGAATTATTCTGAAGTCAGCGGGAATCAGTGTCGTGACGATGCCCAGTGTCTCTCCTTCGAAACGCGCTACGCCGACGGCAAAGCCTTGTGCGAAAAAATGTGGGACTCTCATTTCGCTATGTCAACGATTCAATATCGAATGATGAGTGTCTGA